The following are encoded in a window of Natronoarchaeum philippinense genomic DNA:
- a CDS encoding DoxX family protein: MSTKTENRLESQYGGIALEGRPHALSAWFVVALRVVIGGMILFAGLGKVSEWPFDAAGYLAYGVDPASPVSGLYAAMAGNAALMEVVNVVVPVTQLLIGVALIAGAFVRLAALGGAMQMALFYLGGWTGDWLALFDSTLIYGVVFLAVAAFGAGRILGVDRRLEQVEVGGEALIERYPALRYVLG; this comes from the coding sequence ATGTCCACCAAGACCGAAAACAGACTCGAAAGCCAGTACGGCGGAATCGCACTCGAAGGCCGGCCCCACGCGCTGTCAGCGTGGTTCGTCGTCGCCCTACGTGTCGTCATCGGCGGAATGATCCTCTTTGCCGGCCTCGGCAAAGTCTCCGAATGGCCGTTCGACGCCGCCGGCTACCTCGCCTACGGCGTCGACCCGGCCAGCCCGGTGAGCGGCCTGTACGCGGCCATGGCCGGCAACGCGGCGCTGATGGAGGTCGTCAACGTCGTCGTCCCGGTGACCCAACTCCTGATCGGCGTCGCGCTGATCGCCGGCGCGTTCGTCCGACTGGCCGCGCTGGGCGGTGCCATGCAGATGGCGCTGTTCTACCTCGGCGGGTGGACCGGCGACTGGCTCGCCCTGTTCGACTCGACGCTGATCTACGGCGTCGTGTTCCTCGCCGTCGCCGCCTTCGGCGCGGGCCGAATCCTCGGTGTCGACCGTCGGCTCGAACAGGTCGAGGTCGGCGGCGAGGCGCTGATCGAGCGCTACCCCGCGCTTCGATACGTGCTGGGCTGA